From Magnolia sinica isolate HGM2019 chromosome 13, MsV1, whole genome shotgun sequence, one genomic window encodes:
- the LOC131223677 gene encoding protein DOUBLE-STRAND BREAK FORMATION isoform X5 has product MSEEISERVSLFRSQLQNRRFDDRTLRILESVLVSKDVKSLLEIRSMLRVLMRSESVSVLREIAEKSVDQKLSVVEFFVNAFALVRDVESCLALKYEALVLRDLKHVNHQWLRVSYEEWLTFAEDSLDNGFHSIAAKGFENALLSSQPTNIDNFFAEAEVIERIKKLRDMARALAASHSGELI; this is encoded by the exons ATGTCCGAAGAAATTTCAGAACGAGTTTCCCTCTTTCGTTCCCAACTTCAAAACCGAAG ATTCGATGACAGAACTCTCCGGATCTTGGAATCTGTTCTGGTCTCGAAGGATGTGAAATCGTTGCTGGAGATCCGTTCGATGCTGAGGGTGCTCATGCGGTCTGAATCTGTCTCTGTTCTGAGAGAAATTGCGGAGAAGTCTGTTGATCAGAAGCTTTCAGTCGTAGAGTTCTTCGTTAATGCGTTTGCTCTTGTGAGAGATGTAGAG AGCTGCTTGGCATTGAAATATGAGGCCTTGGTTCTACGGGACCTTAAACATGTAAATCATCAATGGCTGCGGGTATCATATGAGGAGTGGCTAACTTTTGCTGAGGATTCACTGGATAATGGTTTTCATTCCATTGCAGCGAAG GGGTTTGAAAATGCACTTCTGTCCTCTCAACCCACCAATATTGATAACTTCTTTGCAGAGGCAGAAGTGATTGAAAGAATAAAGAAACTTCGAGACATGGCGAGGGCATTAGCTGCTTCACATTCTG gGGAATTGATTTGA
- the LOC131223677 gene encoding protein DOUBLE-STRAND BREAK FORMATION isoform X2 codes for MSEEISERVSLFRSQLQNRRTLRILESVLVSKDVKSLLEIRSMLRVLMRSESVSVLREIAEKSVDQKLSVVEFFVNAFALVRDVESCLALKYEALVLRDLKHVNHQWLRVSYEEWLTFAEDSLDNGFHSIAAKGFENALLSSQPTNIDNFFAEAEVIERIKKLRDMARALAASHSVQAQAAEYLNRKANQQTSKRELHSSDSSHLASSMFRSGIKKRNMQQLRKSRSLPKNINGS; via the exons ATGTCCGAAGAAATTTCAGAACGAGTTTCCCTCTTTCGTTCCCAACTTCAAAACCGAAG AACTCTCCGGATCTTGGAATCTGTTCTGGTCTCGAAGGATGTGAAATCGTTGCTGGAGATCCGTTCGATGCTGAGGGTGCTCATGCGGTCTGAATCTGTCTCTGTTCTGAGAGAAATTGCGGAGAAGTCTGTTGATCAGAAGCTTTCAGTCGTAGAGTTCTTCGTTAATGCGTTTGCTCTTGTGAGAGATGTAGAG AGCTGCTTGGCATTGAAATATGAGGCCTTGGTTCTACGGGACCTTAAACATGTAAATCATCAATGGCTGCGGGTATCATATGAGGAGTGGCTAACTTTTGCTGAGGATTCACTGGATAATGGTTTTCATTCCATTGCAGCGAAG GGGTTTGAAAATGCACTTCTGTCCTCTCAACCCACCAATATTGATAACTTCTTTGCAGAGGCAGAAGTGATTGAAAGAATAAAGAAACTTCGAGACATGGCGAGGGCATTAGCTGCTTCACATTCTG TTCAGGCACAGGCGGCTGAATACTTGAATAGGAAAGCTAACCAACAAACCAGCAAACGTGAGTTGCATTCGTCGGATTCATCACACCTTGCAAGTTCAATGTTTAGAAGTGGCATCAAGAAACGGAACATGCAACAACTGCGAAAGAGCCGAAGCCTGCCGAAGAATATCAATGGCTCATAG
- the LOC131223677 gene encoding protein DOUBLE-STRAND BREAK FORMATION isoform X8 produces the protein MSEEISERVSLFRSQLQNRRFDDRTLRILESVLVSKDVKSLLEIRSMLRVLMRSESVSVLREIAEKSVDQKLSVVEFFVNAFALVRDVESCLALKYEALVLRDLKHVNHQWLRVSYEEWLTFAEDSLDNGFHSIAAKLFLSHSCTLLGV, from the exons ATGTCCGAAGAAATTTCAGAACGAGTTTCCCTCTTTCGTTCCCAACTTCAAAACCGAAG ATTCGATGACAGAACTCTCCGGATCTTGGAATCTGTTCTGGTCTCGAAGGATGTGAAATCGTTGCTGGAGATCCGTTCGATGCTGAGGGTGCTCATGCGGTCTGAATCTGTCTCTGTTCTGAGAGAAATTGCGGAGAAGTCTGTTGATCAGAAGCTTTCAGTCGTAGAGTTCTTCGTTAATGCGTTTGCTCTTGTGAGAGATGTAGAG AGCTGCTTGGCATTGAAATATGAGGCCTTGGTTCTACGGGACCTTAAACATGTAAATCATCAATGGCTGCGGGTATCATATGAGGAGTGGCTAACTTTTGCTGAGGATTCACTGGATAATGGTTTTCATTCCATTGCAGCGAAG TTATTTCTTTCACATTCTTGCACTCTTCTAG GGGTTTGA
- the LOC131223677 gene encoding protein DOUBLE-STRAND BREAK FORMATION isoform X6, translated as MSEEISERVSLFRSQLQNRRFDDRTLRILESVLVSKDVKSLLEIRSMLRVLMRSESVSVLREIAEKSVDQKLSVVEFFVNAFALVRDVESCLALKYEALVLRDLKHVNHQWLRVSYEEWLTFAEDSLDNGFHSIAAKGFENALLSSQPTNIDNFFAEAEVIERIKKLRDMARALAASHSGG; from the exons ATGTCCGAAGAAATTTCAGAACGAGTTTCCCTCTTTCGTTCCCAACTTCAAAACCGAAG ATTCGATGACAGAACTCTCCGGATCTTGGAATCTGTTCTGGTCTCGAAGGATGTGAAATCGTTGCTGGAGATCCGTTCGATGCTGAGGGTGCTCATGCGGTCTGAATCTGTCTCTGTTCTGAGAGAAATTGCGGAGAAGTCTGTTGATCAGAAGCTTTCAGTCGTAGAGTTCTTCGTTAATGCGTTTGCTCTTGTGAGAGATGTAGAG AGCTGCTTGGCATTGAAATATGAGGCCTTGGTTCTACGGGACCTTAAACATGTAAATCATCAATGGCTGCGGGTATCATATGAGGAGTGGCTAACTTTTGCTGAGGATTCACTGGATAATGGTTTTCATTCCATTGCAGCGAAG GGGTTTGAAAATGCACTTCTGTCCTCTCAACCCACCAATATTGATAACTTCTTTGCAGAGGCAGAAGTGATTGAAAGAATAAAGAAACTTCGAGACATGGCGAGGGCATTAGCTGCTTCACATTCTG GCGGCTGA
- the LOC131223677 gene encoding protein DOUBLE-STRAND BREAK FORMATION isoform X7, with translation MSEEISERVSLFRSQLQNRRFDDRTLRILESVLVSKDVKSLLEIRSMLRVLMRSESVSVLREIAEKSVDQKLSVVEFFVNAFALVRDVESCLALKYEALVLRDLKHVNHQWLRVSYEEWLTFAEDSLDNGFHSIAAKLFLSHSCTLLEAEVIERIKKLRDMARALAASHSGTGG, from the exons ATGTCCGAAGAAATTTCAGAACGAGTTTCCCTCTTTCGTTCCCAACTTCAAAACCGAAG ATTCGATGACAGAACTCTCCGGATCTTGGAATCTGTTCTGGTCTCGAAGGATGTGAAATCGTTGCTGGAGATCCGTTCGATGCTGAGGGTGCTCATGCGGTCTGAATCTGTCTCTGTTCTGAGAGAAATTGCGGAGAAGTCTGTTGATCAGAAGCTTTCAGTCGTAGAGTTCTTCGTTAATGCGTTTGCTCTTGTGAGAGATGTAGAG AGCTGCTTGGCATTGAAATATGAGGCCTTGGTTCTACGGGACCTTAAACATGTAAATCATCAATGGCTGCGGGTATCATATGAGGAGTGGCTAACTTTTGCTGAGGATTCACTGGATAATGGTTTTCATTCCATTGCAGCGAAG TTATTTCTTTCACATTCTTGCACTCTTCTAG AGGCAGAAGTGATTGAAAGAATAAAGAAACTTCGAGACATGGCGAGGGCATTAGCTGCTTCACATTCTG GCACAGGCGGCTGA
- the LOC131223677 gene encoding protein DOUBLE-STRAND BREAK FORMATION isoform X3 yields the protein MSEEISERVSLFRSQLQNRRFDDRTLRILESVLVSKDVKSLLEIRSMLRVLMRSESVSVLREIAEKSVDQKLSVVEFFVNAFALVRDVESCLALKYEALVLRDLKHVNHQWLRVSYEEWLTFAEDSLDNGFHSIAAKLFLSHSCTLLEAEVIERIKKLRDMARALAASHSVQAQAAEYLNRKANQQTSKRELHSSDSSHLASSMFRSGIKKRNMQQLRKSRSLPKNINGS from the exons ATGTCCGAAGAAATTTCAGAACGAGTTTCCCTCTTTCGTTCCCAACTTCAAAACCGAAG ATTCGATGACAGAACTCTCCGGATCTTGGAATCTGTTCTGGTCTCGAAGGATGTGAAATCGTTGCTGGAGATCCGTTCGATGCTGAGGGTGCTCATGCGGTCTGAATCTGTCTCTGTTCTGAGAGAAATTGCGGAGAAGTCTGTTGATCAGAAGCTTTCAGTCGTAGAGTTCTTCGTTAATGCGTTTGCTCTTGTGAGAGATGTAGAG AGCTGCTTGGCATTGAAATATGAGGCCTTGGTTCTACGGGACCTTAAACATGTAAATCATCAATGGCTGCGGGTATCATATGAGGAGTGGCTAACTTTTGCTGAGGATTCACTGGATAATGGTTTTCATTCCATTGCAGCGAAG TTATTTCTTTCACATTCTTGCACTCTTCTAG AGGCAGAAGTGATTGAAAGAATAAAGAAACTTCGAGACATGGCGAGGGCATTAGCTGCTTCACATTCTG TTCAGGCACAGGCGGCTGAATACTTGAATAGGAAAGCTAACCAACAAACCAGCAAACGTGAGTTGCATTCGTCGGATTCATCACACCTTGCAAGTTCAATGTTTAGAAGTGGCATCAAGAAACGGAACATGCAACAACTGCGAAAGAGCCGAAGCCTGCCGAAGAATATCAATGGCTCATAG
- the LOC131223677 gene encoding protein DOUBLE-STRAND BREAK FORMATION isoform X4: MSEEISERVSLFRSQLQNRRFDDRTLRILESVLVSKDVKSLLEIRSMLRVLMRSESVSVLREIAEKSVDQKLSVVEFFVNAFALVRDVESCLALKYEALVLRDLKHVNHQWLRVSYEEWLTFAEDSLDNGFHSIAAKGFENALLSSQPTNIDNFFAEAEVIERIKKLRDMARALAASHSGTGG; this comes from the exons ATGTCCGAAGAAATTTCAGAACGAGTTTCCCTCTTTCGTTCCCAACTTCAAAACCGAAG ATTCGATGACAGAACTCTCCGGATCTTGGAATCTGTTCTGGTCTCGAAGGATGTGAAATCGTTGCTGGAGATCCGTTCGATGCTGAGGGTGCTCATGCGGTCTGAATCTGTCTCTGTTCTGAGAGAAATTGCGGAGAAGTCTGTTGATCAGAAGCTTTCAGTCGTAGAGTTCTTCGTTAATGCGTTTGCTCTTGTGAGAGATGTAGAG AGCTGCTTGGCATTGAAATATGAGGCCTTGGTTCTACGGGACCTTAAACATGTAAATCATCAATGGCTGCGGGTATCATATGAGGAGTGGCTAACTTTTGCTGAGGATTCACTGGATAATGGTTTTCATTCCATTGCAGCGAAG GGGTTTGAAAATGCACTTCTGTCCTCTCAACCCACCAATATTGATAACTTCTTTGCAGAGGCAGAAGTGATTGAAAGAATAAAGAAACTTCGAGACATGGCGAGGGCATTAGCTGCTTCACATTCTG GCACAGGCGGCTGA
- the LOC131223677 gene encoding protein DOUBLE-STRAND BREAK FORMATION isoform X1 gives MSEEISERVSLFRSQLQNRRFDDRTLRILESVLVSKDVKSLLEIRSMLRVLMRSESVSVLREIAEKSVDQKLSVVEFFVNAFALVRDVESCLALKYEALVLRDLKHVNHQWLRVSYEEWLTFAEDSLDNGFHSIAAKGFENALLSSQPTNIDNFFAEAEVIERIKKLRDMARALAASHSVQAQAAEYLNRKANQQTSKRELHSSDSSHLASSMFRSGIKKRNMQQLRKSRSLPKNINGS, from the exons ATGTCCGAAGAAATTTCAGAACGAGTTTCCCTCTTTCGTTCCCAACTTCAAAACCGAAG ATTCGATGACAGAACTCTCCGGATCTTGGAATCTGTTCTGGTCTCGAAGGATGTGAAATCGTTGCTGGAGATCCGTTCGATGCTGAGGGTGCTCATGCGGTCTGAATCTGTCTCTGTTCTGAGAGAAATTGCGGAGAAGTCTGTTGATCAGAAGCTTTCAGTCGTAGAGTTCTTCGTTAATGCGTTTGCTCTTGTGAGAGATGTAGAG AGCTGCTTGGCATTGAAATATGAGGCCTTGGTTCTACGGGACCTTAAACATGTAAATCATCAATGGCTGCGGGTATCATATGAGGAGTGGCTAACTTTTGCTGAGGATTCACTGGATAATGGTTTTCATTCCATTGCAGCGAAG GGGTTTGAAAATGCACTTCTGTCCTCTCAACCCACCAATATTGATAACTTCTTTGCAGAGGCAGAAGTGATTGAAAGAATAAAGAAACTTCGAGACATGGCGAGGGCATTAGCTGCTTCACATTCTG TTCAGGCACAGGCGGCTGAATACTTGAATAGGAAAGCTAACCAACAAACCAGCAAACGTGAGTTGCATTCGTCGGATTCATCACACCTTGCAAGTTCAATGTTTAGAAGTGGCATCAAGAAACGGAACATGCAACAACTGCGAAAGAGCCGAAGCCTGCCGAAGAATATCAATGGCTCATAG